The following are from one region of the Sandaracinus amylolyticus genome:
- a CDS encoding GMC oxidoreductase yields MQQRRRLFLPLSRRTFVKLAAASAASAAFVGCGPSGADAEEVDNLIIGSGFGGSISAYRLAQAGHSSVVLERGRRWTIESPGDDVFSDMGFTTGDAYDYRCRWMGTQAPLPGLPPSRPLQQYAGVLERIPGDGIDIVCAAGVGGGSLVYSGMMVRPRDDHFESVFPSELTARSMDPYYERVRDLVQPSALPDDLLELDPWIASRTFIEQGMRAGYDVQRLLCGFDWEKARAEARGDLPPQLIRGSYIFGLNNGAKATLDKLYLGMAEATGLVDVRPLHWAQRIIRDGARWRVEVDRIDEMGVVQESFAISARRLFVCAGTANTNALLIRARDEDTIADLPESLGEGFGNNGQHIRARRGVGVDTGAFQAGPACIMLFDQDAPIAMENGPAPLGTEMQMLIGTGQGIPSGRGRFMWNAAEGRVVPVWDPAFDAEARANTDEVIRRLNEMNAGEDATARMNLDQSVTFHPLGGCVMGQTTDLYGRVSNQDGLYVVDGSLIPGVTPLSNPFWTVSANAERCIERIIAEDYAEATS; encoded by the coding sequence ATGCAGCAACGCCGCCGCCTCTTCCTCCCACTGTCCCGTCGCACCTTCGTCAAGCTCGCCGCCGCGAGCGCCGCGTCCGCCGCGTTCGTCGGCTGCGGCCCGTCCGGCGCCGACGCCGAGGAGGTCGACAACCTCATCATCGGCTCGGGCTTCGGTGGCTCGATCAGCGCGTACCGCCTCGCACAGGCCGGCCACTCGTCGGTCGTGCTCGAGCGCGGCCGTCGCTGGACCATCGAGAGCCCCGGCGACGACGTCTTCAGCGACATGGGGTTCACCACGGGCGACGCGTACGACTACCGCTGCCGCTGGATGGGCACCCAGGCGCCGCTGCCGGGGCTCCCTCCGAGCCGTCCTCTGCAGCAGTACGCCGGCGTGCTCGAGCGCATCCCGGGCGACGGCATCGACATCGTCTGCGCCGCGGGCGTCGGCGGTGGATCGCTCGTCTACAGCGGCATGATGGTGCGGCCGCGAGACGATCACTTCGAGTCGGTCTTCCCGAGCGAGCTCACCGCGCGCTCGATGGATCCCTACTACGAGCGCGTGCGCGATCTCGTGCAGCCCTCGGCGCTTCCCGACGATCTGCTCGAGCTCGATCCGTGGATCGCGTCGCGCACGTTCATCGAGCAGGGCATGCGCGCGGGCTACGACGTGCAGCGCCTGCTCTGCGGCTTCGACTGGGAGAAGGCGCGGGCCGAGGCGCGCGGCGATCTGCCGCCGCAGCTGATCCGCGGCTCGTACATCTTCGGGCTCAACAACGGCGCGAAGGCGACGCTGGACAAGCTCTACCTCGGCATGGCCGAGGCGACCGGGCTCGTCGACGTGCGGCCGCTCCACTGGGCGCAGCGGATCATCCGCGACGGCGCGCGCTGGCGCGTCGAGGTCGATCGCATCGACGAGATGGGCGTCGTGCAGGAGAGCTTCGCGATCTCCGCGCGCCGTCTCTTCGTGTGCGCGGGCACCGCGAACACCAACGCGCTGCTGATCCGCGCGCGCGACGAGGACACGATCGCCGATCTGCCCGAGTCGCTCGGCGAGGGCTTCGGCAACAACGGCCAGCACATCCGCGCGCGCCGCGGCGTCGGCGTCGACACCGGCGCGTTCCAGGCCGGTCCCGCGTGCATCATGCTGTTCGATCAGGACGCGCCGATCGCGATGGAGAACGGGCCGGCGCCGCTCGGCACCGAGATGCAGATGCTGATCGGGACCGGTCAGGGCATCCCGAGCGGGCGCGGTCGCTTCATGTGGAACGCCGCGGAAGGTCGCGTCGTGCCGGTGTGGGATCCCGCGTTCGACGCGGAGGCGCGCGCGAACACCGACGAGGTGATCCGCCGCCTCAACGAGATGAACGCCGGCGAGGACGCGACGGCGCGCATGAACCTCGATCAGTCGGTCACGTTCCATCCGCTCGGCGGCTGCGTGATGGGGCAGACCACGGACCTCTACGGTCGCGTGAGCAACCAGGACGGGCTCTACGTGGTCGACGGATCGCTCATCCCGGGCGTGACGCCGCTCTCGAACCCGTTCTGGACGGTGAGCGCGAACGCCGAGCGCTGCATCGAGCGGATCATCGCCGAGGACTACGCGGAGGCGACGTCGTGA
- the nadA gene encoding quinolinate synthase NadA: MSTSRTFPSLRVLEDRFEAEGAFAEAQAEYLQPDAAIVRELDALLAEKKIGVVAHFYMDPQLQGVLASCTWPHIHISDSLVMADRAVAMAEAGCRSIIVLGVDFMSENARAMLDKAGLTHVPVYRVAAEPIGCSLAAAADTMTYQAWLTKAAKTPRSLHVVYINTSLRTKARAHAVIPTITCTSSNVVQTVLTAFAEIPDVHVFFGPDTYMGRNLGQLFASMSEMSDEEIRKVHPAHSRATIAQLRERFAWFEQGHCIVHHMFGEDVVRRVREEEKGSFVTAHLEVPGEMFELALEAREADRGVVGSTSDILGFITRKVKGAVARGGNETLRFVLGTEAGMITSIVREAQKALRAHAGSGVAVEIAFPVASEAIAATGESDLAIVPGVSGGEGCSTAGGCATCPYMKMNSLDALIDLVRSLDVADDDTLKSFHPKTYVELVEGRTAADIGGVPILHMRHFSKTGHLSPELVEDVKTRHERRAQRAATTA; this comes from the coding sequence ATGTCGACGAGCCGGACCTTCCCTTCGCTGCGCGTGCTCGAGGATCGTTTCGAGGCCGAGGGCGCCTTCGCCGAGGCGCAAGCCGAGTACCTCCAGCCCGACGCGGCGATCGTGCGCGAGCTCGATGCGCTGCTCGCGGAGAAGAAGATCGGGGTCGTCGCGCACTTCTACATGGACCCGCAGCTCCAGGGCGTGCTCGCGAGCTGCACGTGGCCGCACATCCACATCTCCGACTCGCTCGTGATGGCCGATCGCGCGGTCGCGATGGCCGAGGCGGGATGCCGATCGATCATCGTGCTCGGCGTCGACTTCATGAGCGAGAACGCGCGCGCGATGCTCGACAAGGCGGGCCTCACGCACGTGCCCGTGTATCGCGTCGCGGCCGAGCCGATCGGCTGCTCGCTCGCCGCGGCCGCCGACACGATGACGTACCAGGCGTGGCTGACGAAGGCGGCGAAGACGCCGCGCTCGCTGCACGTCGTCTACATCAACACGTCGCTGCGCACGAAGGCGCGCGCCCACGCGGTGATCCCGACGATCACGTGCACCTCGTCGAACGTCGTGCAGACCGTGCTGACCGCGTTCGCCGAGATCCCCGACGTCCACGTGTTCTTCGGCCCCGACACGTACATGGGTCGCAACCTCGGTCAGCTCTTCGCGTCGATGAGCGAGATGAGCGACGAGGAGATCCGCAAGGTGCACCCCGCGCACTCGCGCGCGACGATCGCCCAGCTGCGCGAGCGCTTCGCGTGGTTCGAGCAGGGGCACTGCATCGTGCACCACATGTTCGGCGAGGACGTGGTGCGCCGGGTGCGCGAGGAGGAGAAGGGCTCGTTCGTCACCGCGCACCTCGAGGTGCCGGGCGAGATGTTCGAGCTCGCGCTCGAGGCGCGCGAAGCGGATCGCGGCGTCGTGGGATCGACGAGCGACATCCTCGGGTTCATCACGCGCAAGGTGAAGGGCGCGGTCGCGCGCGGCGGGAACGAGACGCTGCGCTTCGTGCTCGGCACCGAGGCCGGGATGATCACGTCGATCGTGCGCGAGGCGCAGAAGGCGCTGCGCGCGCATGCGGGATCGGGCGTCGCGGTGGAGATCGCGTTCCCCGTCGCGAGCGAGGCGATCGCGGCGACGGGCGAGAGCGATCTCGCGATCGTGCCCGGCGTGTCGGGCGGCGAGGGATGCTCGACCGCGGGCGGCTGCGCGACGTGCCCGTACATGAAGATGAACTCGCTCGACGCGCTGATCGATCTGGTGCGCAGCCTCGACGTCGCGGACGACGACACGCTGAAGTCGTTCCACCCGAAGACCTATGTCGAGCTGGTGGAGGGCCGCACCGCCGCGGACATCGGCGGGGTGCCGATCCTGCACATGCGGCACTTCTCGAAGACCGGGCACCTCTCGCCCGAGCTCGTCGAGGACGTGAAGACGCGCCACGAGCGGCGCGCGCAGCGCGCGGCGACGACGGCCTGA
- a CDS encoding NUDIX hydrolase, whose product MQPLDLSLVREALRAQPPHEIDVGTPQPGTEIRYAAVSAILRPGELDGPEVLLIRRAERPSDPWSGHMAFPGGRREPHDPDLRATAVRETCEEVGLDLDAHGELLGRLDDAIPGSARGLVTGLVVKPYVWQVHDVPELVPNGVEVDEIHWAPIAPMLRGERDATHEYVWKGQSMRFPGFRVGDGEHPRVVWGLTHRMLTTLFARLRAVMESMR is encoded by the coding sequence ATGCAGCCGCTCGATCTCTCGCTCGTGCGCGAGGCGCTGCGAGCGCAACCGCCGCACGAGATCGACGTCGGGACGCCGCAACCCGGCACCGAGATCCGCTACGCCGCGGTCTCCGCGATCCTGCGCCCCGGTGAGCTCGACGGGCCCGAGGTCCTGCTCATCCGGCGCGCCGAGCGTCCCTCCGATCCGTGGTCGGGCCACATGGCGTTCCCGGGCGGACGCCGCGAGCCCCACGATCCCGATCTGCGCGCCACCGCGGTGCGCGAGACCTGCGAGGAGGTCGGGCTCGATCTCGACGCGCACGGCGAGCTGCTCGGTCGCCTCGACGACGCGATCCCCGGCAGCGCGCGCGGGCTCGTCACCGGGCTCGTCGTGAAGCCGTACGTGTGGCAGGTGCACGACGTGCCGGAGCTCGTGCCCAACGGCGTCGAGGTCGACGAGATCCACTGGGCACCGATCGCACCGATGCTCCGCGGCGAGCGCGACGCGACGCACGAGTACGTGTGGAAGGGCCAGTCCATGCGCTTCCCGGGGTTCCGCGTGGGTGACGGCGAGCACCCGCGCGTGGTGTGGGGGCTGACGCATCGAATGCTCACCACGCTCTTCGCGCGATTGCGCGCGGTGATGGAGTCGATGCGATAG
- the cyaY gene encoding iron donor protein CyaY: protein MDESRYLDLAHRTFRRILDAFDDVDIEDADAESAGDVITIAWKDGSRCVVNTQRPVRQVWLAGGDRAWHFDWDERSERWLDDKGSGTELCEAIERIAHSKGVEIAIAR, encoded by the coding sequence ATGGACGAGTCGCGGTATCTCGATCTCGCGCACCGCACGTTCCGGCGGATCCTCGATGCGTTCGACGACGTCGACATCGAGGACGCGGACGCGGAGAGCGCCGGCGACGTGATCACGATCGCGTGGAAGGACGGCTCGCGCTGCGTGGTGAACACCCAGCGTCCGGTGCGTCAGGTGTGGCTCGCGGGCGGCGATCGCGCGTGGCACTTCGACTGGGACGAGCGCAGCGAGCGCTGGCTCGACGACAAGGGCAGCGGCACCGAGCTCTGCGAGGCGATCGAGCGGATCGCGCACAGCAAGGGCGTCGAGATCGCGATCGCGAGGTGA
- a CDS encoding inorganic diphosphatase, with amino-acid sequence MVHAWHDLPNPEHELERGFNVVIEIPKGSKVKYELDKPSGMLRVDRVLYSAVHYPANYGFLPRTYCDDGDPLDVLVLGNESVYPLSIMRARAIGVMRMADEGKGDDKIIAVHAHDPAFADYKDLSEIPRHTWREIKRFFEDYKTLENKQVQVDDMLGAEHAHRVIREAIRLYQAQENRLRGWG; translated from the coding sequence ATGGTTCACGCCTGGCACGATCTCCCCAATCCCGAGCACGAGCTCGAGCGCGGCTTCAACGTCGTGATCGAGATCCCCAAGGGCTCGAAGGTCAAGTACGAGCTCGACAAGCCCTCGGGCATGCTCCGCGTCGATCGCGTGCTCTACAGCGCGGTGCACTACCCCGCGAACTACGGGTTCCTGCCGCGCACGTACTGCGACGACGGCGATCCGCTCGACGTGCTCGTGCTCGGCAACGAGAGCGTGTACCCGCTCTCGATCATGCGTGCCCGCGCGATCGGCGTGATGCGCATGGCCGACGAGGGCAAGGGCGACGACAAGATCATCGCGGTGCACGCGCACGATCCTGCGTTCGCCGACTACAAGGATCTGAGCGAGATCCCGCGGCACACCTGGCGCGAGATCAAGCGCTTCTTCGAGGACTACAAGACCCTCGAGAACAAGCAGGTCCAGGTCGACGACATGCTCGGCGCCGAGCACGCGCACCGCGTGATCCGCGAGGCGATCCGCCTCTACCAGGCGCAGGAGAATCGCCTGCGCGGTTGGGGCTGA
- a CDS encoding LysR family transcriptional regulator, which yields MIDPITLDQLRAFVTIADEGSFSAAARKLRRVQSAISHAIATLEDQLGLELFDRSARLPKLTDQGNLVLAHARRVLASADELRTLAEGLVGGLEPSVGLAVDAIFPTDALANSCREFARTYPTVPLRIHTETLSAVSALVLDGTCQLGVVGPDAPTVGLERHHLTTVLMIPVVAPAHPLAREKGRVTTRRLAEHVQIVTSERTREGMPDRAVLSPLTWRVADLHTKHALLRAGLGWGRLPGHVAAEDLERGTLVRIRPEAWGDADHQLALAAVHRQDAPLGPAARWLVERLGQLCRESTPVTSTPTKPAKKKRRAS from the coding sequence GTGATCGATCCCATCACGCTCGACCAGCTGCGCGCGTTCGTGACCATCGCGGACGAGGGCAGCTTCTCCGCGGCGGCGCGCAAGCTGCGGCGCGTGCAGTCGGCGATCAGCCACGCGATCGCGACGCTCGAGGACCAGCTCGGGCTCGAGCTCTTCGATCGCTCGGCGCGGCTTCCGAAGCTGACGGATCAGGGCAACCTCGTGCTCGCCCACGCGCGCCGCGTGCTCGCGAGCGCCGACGAGCTGCGCACGCTCGCGGAGGGGCTCGTCGGGGGTCTCGAGCCCTCGGTGGGGCTCGCCGTCGACGCGATCTTCCCGACCGATGCGCTCGCGAATTCGTGTCGCGAGTTCGCGCGGACGTACCCCACCGTGCCGCTGCGCATCCACACCGAGACGCTCTCCGCGGTGAGCGCGCTGGTGCTCGACGGAACGTGTCAGCTCGGCGTGGTCGGGCCCGATGCACCGACGGTCGGGCTCGAGCGCCATCACCTCACGACGGTGTTGATGATCCCGGTGGTCGCGCCCGCGCATCCGCTCGCGAGAGAGAAGGGCAGGGTGACGACGAGGCGGCTCGCCGAGCACGTGCAGATCGTGACCAGCGAGCGCACGCGCGAGGGCATGCCCGATCGCGCGGTGCTCTCGCCGCTGACGTGGAGGGTCGCGGACCTGCACACGAAGCACGCGCTGCTGCGCGCGGGGCTCGGCTGGGGGCGACTGCCGGGGCACGTCGCGGCCGAGGATCTCGAGCGCGGCACGCTGGTGCGCATCCGGCCCGAGGCGTGGGGCGATGCCGATCACCAGCTCGCGCTCGCCGCGGTGCACCGCCAGGACGCGCCGCTCGGCCCCGCCGCGCGCTGGCTCGTCGAGCGCCTCGGTCAGCTCTGCCGCGAGTCGACCCCGGTCACGAGCACGCCCACGAAGCCGGCGAAGAAGAAGAGGCGCGCGTCGTAG
- the wrbA gene encoding NAD(P)H:quinone oxidoreductase, translating to MGTKVAVIYYSSTGTNEAMANAVAEGAKAAGAEVRVRLVAENAPPQAIASNPAWQKFYDRTKDQPQASLEDLDWADAVVFGTPTRFGNVAAQLKGFLDTTGGLWFHGKLANKVYAGFRSAMNANGGQESTLLALYNTLYHWGGVIVTPGYTDQSVFAAGGNPYGPSVTTGPKGDGPTENDLAHARYLGKRVSEVAAKVRA from the coding sequence ATGGGCACGAAGGTCGCGGTCATCTACTACTCGTCGACGGGCACCAACGAGGCGATGGCGAACGCCGTCGCGGAAGGCGCGAAGGCCGCCGGCGCCGAGGTTCGAGTTCGCCTCGTCGCGGAGAACGCGCCGCCGCAGGCGATCGCGTCGAACCCCGCGTGGCAGAAGTTCTACGACCGCACGAAGGACCAGCCGCAGGCGTCGCTCGAGGATCTCGACTGGGCCGACGCGGTCGTGTTCGGCACGCCGACGCGCTTCGGCAACGTCGCCGCGCAGCTCAAGGGCTTCCTCGACACGACGGGCGGGCTCTGGTTCCACGGCAAGCTCGCCAACAAGGTCTACGCGGGCTTCAGGTCCGCGATGAACGCGAACGGCGGACAGGAGTCCACGCTGCTCGCGCTCTACAACACGCTCTATCACTGGGGCGGCGTCATCGTGACGCCGGGCTACACCGACCAGAGCGTGTTCGCCGCGGGCGGCAACCCCTACGGCCCCTCGGTCACGACGGGCCCGAAGGGCGACGGCCCGACCGAGAACGACCTCGCGCACGCGCGCTACCTCGGCAAGCGCGTCAGCGAGGTCGCCGCGAAGGTGCGTGCGTAG
- a CDS encoding pirin family protein, with protein sequence MITLRRADDRFHTDMGWLDSRHTFSFGGHYDPRHMGFRALRVINDDRVTAGAGFPTHGHRDMEILSYVLEGALEHRDSMGTGSVIRPGDVQRMSAGSGVLHSEYNPQADAGTRFLQIWIVPERGGITPSYEQKRFDDAERRGRLRLVASRDGREGSIHVHQDVDLYASLLGAGERAELALRPGRHAWVQVARGSIQLGDQTLREGDGASLSDEARLAIEGREDSEVLVFDLA encoded by the coding sequence ATGATCACGCTCCGAAGGGCCGACGATCGGTTCCACACCGACATGGGCTGGCTCGACAGCCGCCACACGTTCTCGTTCGGCGGGCACTACGACCCGCGCCACATGGGCTTCCGCGCGCTGCGCGTGATCAACGACGATCGCGTCACCGCGGGCGCGGGCTTCCCGACCCACGGGCACCGCGACATGGAGATCCTGTCGTACGTGCTCGAGGGCGCGCTCGAGCACCGCGACAGCATGGGCACCGGCTCGGTGATCCGCCCCGGTGACGTGCAGCGCATGAGCGCGGGCAGCGGCGTGCTGCACAGCGAGTACAACCCGCAGGCCGACGCGGGCACGCGCTTCCTGCAGATCTGGATCGTGCCCGAGCGCGGCGGGATCACGCCCTCGTACGAGCAGAAGCGCTTCGACGACGCGGAGCGCCGCGGTCGTCTCCGCCTCGTCGCGTCGCGCGACGGGCGCGAGGGATCGATCCACGTGCACCAGGACGTCGATCTCTACGCGTCGCTGCTGGGCGCGGGGGAGCGCGCCGAGCTCGCGCTGCGCCCCGGACGTCACGCCTGGGTGCAGGTCGCGCGCGGCTCGATCCAGCTCGGTGATCAGACGCTGCGCGAGGGCGACGGTGCCTCGCTCAGCGACGAGGCACGGCTCGCGATCGAAGGTCGCGAGGACAGCGAAGTGCTGGTGTTCGATCTCGCCTGA
- a CDS encoding SDR family NAD(P)-dependent oxidoreductase codes for MANATDKPLAVVTGASSGIGLELARQCVTNGFDVFLIADDAKVTEVADELRDKGATTYARQIDLATYEGVEDAWREIVETRRPVDALLLNAGVGVAGDFVRETSLDRELRMVALNCDSVVHLAKRVLPGMVARKKGRVLITSSVVALMPGSGTSVYGATKAFDLGFAEALRDELRDTGVTVTALQPGPTETQFFRRAGMEHTRVGQQRKDDAAIVARQGFDAMMRGKHKIYGGSLKTRVMGVLSEFLPEPIKARTHGKMTEPV; via the coding sequence ATGGCGAACGCAACGGACAAGCCCCTCGCCGTCGTCACCGGCGCATCGAGCGGGATCGGGCTCGAGCTCGCGCGGCAGTGCGTCACGAACGGGTTCGACGTCTTCCTGATCGCCGACGACGCGAAGGTCACCGAGGTCGCGGACGAGCTGCGCGACAAGGGCGCGACCACCTACGCGCGGCAGATCGATCTCGCGACCTACGAGGGCGTCGAGGACGCGTGGCGCGAGATCGTGGAGACGCGACGTCCGGTCGACGCGCTGCTGCTCAACGCGGGAGTCGGCGTGGCGGGTGACTTCGTGCGCGAGACGAGCCTCGATCGCGAGCTGCGCATGGTCGCGCTGAACTGCGACTCGGTCGTGCACCTGGCCAAGCGCGTGTTGCCGGGGATGGTCGCGCGCAAGAAGGGTCGCGTGCTGATCACGTCCTCGGTCGTCGCGCTCATGCCGGGCTCGGGCACCTCGGTGTACGGCGCGACCAAGGCGTTCGATCTCGGGTTCGCGGAGGCGCTGCGCGACGAGCTGCGCGACACCGGCGTGACCGTGACCGCGCTGCAGCCCGGGCCCACCGAGACGCAGTTCTTCCGGCGCGCCGGGATGGAGCACACGCGCGTCGGGCAGCAGCGGAAGGACGACGCGGCGATCGTCGCGCGGCAGGGCTTCGACGCGATGATGCGCGGCAAGCACAAGATCTACGGGGGGAGCCTCAAGACGCGCGTGATGGGCGTGCTCTCGGAATTCCTCCCCGAGCCCATCAAGGCGCGCACGCACGGCAAGATGACCGAGCCCGTCTGA